In a single window of the Saccharothrix australiensis genome:
- a CDS encoding FKBP-type peptidyl-prolyl cis-trans isomerase: MTKPVVEPHDGPAPADLLVEDITVGDGPVAESGRQVHVHYVGVSHSTGEQFDASWDRGEAFSFPLGGGRVIAGWDRGVQGMKVGGRRKLVIPPHLGYGDRGAGGVIKPGETLVFVVDLLGVN, encoded by the coding sequence ATGACCAAGCCCGTGGTCGAACCGCACGACGGTCCGGCGCCCGCGGACCTGCTGGTCGAGGACATCACCGTCGGCGACGGCCCCGTGGCCGAGTCCGGTCGGCAGGTGCACGTGCACTACGTCGGCGTCTCCCACTCGACCGGCGAGCAGTTCGACGCCTCCTGGGACCGCGGCGAGGCGTTCAGCTTCCCGCTCGGCGGCGGCCGGGTCATCGCGGGCTGGGACCGCGGCGTCCAGGGCATGAAGGTCGGCGGGCGGCGCAAGCTGGTCATCCCGCCGCACCTCGGCTACGGCGACCGCGGCGCGGGCGGCGTGATCAAGCCCGGCGAGACGCTGGTCTTCGTGGTGGACCTGCTGGGCGTGAACTAG
- a CDS encoding YbaB/EbfC family nucleoid-associated protein translates to MPEDIGGSERMLEQWQANIEQKAARYQQMAERVQDLSITEASKDGLIRLTIGSNGILRDLEIAEGAAGKRMAEVSAEVMRTLQRAQSRIPELLRQAMAETIGTQDETANVLFDEARKNFPAPPQEDAPPPVHREMRFGIDDEYQPPPPPPPTTRRPPARRPEEDDDFGGQSFLS, encoded by the coding sequence GTGCCCGAGGACATCGGTGGGTCCGAGCGGATGCTCGAGCAGTGGCAGGCGAACATCGAGCAGAAGGCCGCCCGCTACCAGCAGATGGCCGAGCGCGTGCAGGACCTGTCCATCACGGAGGCGTCGAAGGACGGCCTGATCCGGCTCACCATCGGCTCGAACGGCATCCTGCGCGACCTGGAGATCGCCGAGGGCGCGGCGGGCAAGCGCATGGCCGAGGTGTCGGCCGAGGTGATGCGGACCCTGCAACGCGCGCAGTCCCGCATCCCGGAGCTGCTGCGGCAGGCGATGGCCGAGACCATCGGCACGCAGGACGAGACGGCGAACGTGCTGTTCGACGAGGCCAGGAAGAACTTCCCCGCGCCGCCGCAGGAGGACGCGCCGCCCCCGGTGCACCGGGAGATGCGCTTCGGCATCGACGACGAGTACCAGCCGCCGCCTCCCCCGCCGCCGACCACCCGCCGCCCGCCCGCGCGCAGGCCGGAGGAGGACGACGACTTCGGCGGGCAGTCCTTCCTGTCCTGA
- a CDS encoding DNA-binding protein, with protein MTPALEAVLAEAGLQVTPGEFLSLVADAAKRLAPPHPDPAGYFTPDQRAALTDVGLDLRPHRAADDRPRARTVVAHAVLRDSAMTVAEAARRLGVDTSRIRHRLGVGRLVGWKDRGSWRLPAWQFAGSGVLPGLEAVLAAVPADQPALVVAGFMTTEQEDLPVEGDRVSPRDWLLAGGDPRRVADLAARLGTPA; from the coding sequence ATGACTCCCGCGCTGGAGGCGGTGTTGGCCGAGGCAGGTCTACAGGTGACCCCTGGCGAGTTCCTGTCCCTCGTCGCGGACGCGGCCAAGCGGCTCGCCCCACCGCACCCCGACCCCGCCGGCTACTTCACCCCGGACCAGCGCGCCGCCCTGACCGACGTCGGCCTCGACCTGCGCCCCCACCGCGCCGCGGACGACCGGCCCCGCGCGCGGACCGTCGTCGCCCACGCGGTGCTCCGCGACTCGGCGATGACCGTCGCCGAAGCCGCCCGCCGGCTGGGCGTGGACACCAGCCGCATCCGGCACCGGCTCGGCGTGGGCAGGCTCGTCGGCTGGAAGGACCGGGGCTCCTGGCGCCTGCCCGCGTGGCAGTTCGCGGGCAGCGGCGTCCTGCCGGGCCTGGAAGCGGTGCTGGCGGCGGTGCCTGCCGACCAGCCCGCGCTGGTCGTGGCCGGTTTCATGACCACCGAGCAGGAGGACCTGCCGGTGGAGGGCGACCGCGTGTCGCCGCGCGACTGGCTGCTGGCGGGCGGCGACCCGCGCCGCGTGGCCGACCTGGCCGCCCGCCTGGGCACCCCGGCCTGA
- a CDS encoding RES family NAD+ phosphorylase, with amino-acid sequence MSRLPQPPAPAVLQANLRRAEDVVAVHRATRLVRIFTAKGLHPQRWNSFRHTGPLPHARFDTQPPSPDGAPTHAQDQGVLYFGLSVRTSVAEVFQATSVVDRRTRSPFLVVLRPRRTLRLLDLTGLWPTRVGASQEISTGPKHLTQQWARAIRAAYPELDGLWYRSSMDAAAPAVCLWNPPAGSGLPPAPDVLLPLEHPGLDLPLSRICEELNYTLLG; translated from the coding sequence ATGTCACGGCTACCCCAGCCGCCCGCCCCTGCCGTGCTGCAGGCGAACCTGCGCCGCGCCGAGGACGTCGTGGCCGTGCACCGGGCGACCCGCCTGGTCCGCATCTTCACGGCCAAGGGCCTGCACCCGCAACGCTGGAACAGCTTCCGCCACACCGGCCCGCTGCCCCACGCGCGCTTCGACACCCAACCACCGTCACCGGACGGCGCGCCGACCCACGCCCAGGACCAGGGCGTGCTGTACTTCGGCCTGTCCGTGCGGACGAGCGTCGCCGAGGTCTTCCAGGCGACCTCGGTGGTGGACCGCCGCACGCGGAGCCCCTTCCTGGTCGTGCTGCGCCCCAGGCGAACCCTGCGCCTGCTCGACCTGACCGGCCTGTGGCCGACCAGGGTGGGCGCGTCCCAGGAGATCAGCACCGGCCCCAAGCACCTGACCCAACAGTGGGCGAGGGCCATCAGGGCGGCATACCCGGAACTCGACGGCCTCTGGTACCGCTCGTCGATGGACGCGGCAGCCCCGGCCGTCTGCCTGTGGAACCCACCCGCCGGCTCGGGCCTACCCCCCGCGCCGGACGTCCTGCTCCCCTTGGAACACCCGGGACTCGACCTACCTCTGTCCAGGATCTGCGAGGAACTCAACTACACCCTGCTGGGCTGA
- a CDS encoding GNAT family N-acetyltransferase gives MQWTVRPGRPDDAPEIARINVDAWQHSYRGIVDDPVLDRMLPESRLPAWARVLRLPDPSRVFVAVDEESGRIGAYSAVDAVRETKDAHPDLHTGELVAIYADPRYQGTGAGHEVHEAGVRHLLDQGFRYAVLWVFQDNTRSRDFYEAHGWRHDGLVHRYELGGQELPEVRYGRFLPAPRKRATAARR, from the coding sequence ATGCAGTGGACCGTGCGGCCCGGCCGTCCCGACGACGCGCCCGAGATCGCCAGGATCAACGTCGACGCGTGGCAGCACTCGTACCGGGGGATCGTCGACGACCCGGTGCTCGACCGGATGCTGCCGGAGAGCCGACTGCCCGCGTGGGCACGCGTGCTGCGGCTGCCCGACCCGAGTCGCGTGTTCGTGGCGGTGGACGAGGAGAGCGGGCGGATCGGGGCCTACAGCGCGGTCGACGCGGTGCGCGAGACGAAGGACGCGCACCCCGACCTGCACACCGGCGAACTGGTCGCGATCTACGCCGACCCGCGCTACCAGGGGACCGGGGCCGGGCACGAGGTCCACGAGGCCGGCGTGCGGCACCTCCTGGACCAGGGCTTCCGCTACGCCGTGCTCTGGGTGTTCCAGGACAACACCAGGAGCCGCGACTTCTACGAGGCCCACGGCTGGCGCCACGACGGCCTCGTGCACCGGTACGAGCTGGGCGGGCAGGAACTCCCGGAGGTCCGCTACGGCCGCTTCCTGCCGGCACCGCGAAAACGCGCGACAGCCGCTCGCAGGTGA
- a CDS encoding Crp/Fnr family transcriptional regulator — MTAIPPPRADAWPAGTFLDLLSPASQAALLGLGVPRAYRRGDVMLREAERSDHVVLLVRAVVKATVTLENGRVALLGIKVGGDVVGEMAALSGEPRSATVTVCGDAHVRVIPAVVFREYLNRFADAGPALTRVIMQTLRWADKRRTDFNGYPAFVRLARVLDELADGYGRAVPGGVTLDLGLTQRELGALVGAEEDTARKELRSLRDRGVIRMGYRTITIVDRPVLNSIAYDWSETR, encoded by the coding sequence ATGACCGCGATCCCACCACCCAGGGCCGACGCCTGGCCCGCGGGGACGTTCCTGGACCTGCTGTCGCCCGCGAGCCAGGCCGCGCTGCTCGGCCTCGGCGTGCCCAGGGCGTACCGGCGCGGCGACGTCATGCTCCGCGAGGCCGAGCGGTCCGACCACGTCGTGCTGCTGGTGCGCGCCGTGGTCAAGGCGACCGTGACCCTGGAGAACGGCCGGGTCGCCCTGCTCGGCATCAAGGTCGGCGGCGACGTCGTCGGCGAGATGGCGGCGCTGAGCGGCGAGCCGCGCTCGGCGACGGTCACGGTGTGCGGCGACGCCCACGTCCGGGTGATCCCGGCGGTGGTGTTCCGCGAGTACCTGAACCGGTTCGCCGACGCGGGGCCCGCCCTGACCAGGGTGATCATGCAGACGCTGCGGTGGGCCGACAAGCGCCGCACCGACTTCAACGGTTACCCCGCGTTCGTCCGTTTGGCACGGGTCCTGGACGAACTCGCCGACGGCTACGGCCGCGCGGTGCCGGGGGGCGTCACGCTCGACCTCGGCCTGACGCAACGCGAGCTCGGCGCGCTCGTGGGCGCCGAGGAGGACACCGCCCGCAAGGAACTCCGGTCGCTGCGTGACCGGGGCGTCATACGAATGGGGTATCGGACGATCACGATCGTGGATCGCCCGGTGTTGAACAGCATCGCGTACGACTGGTCGGAAACCCGGTGA
- a CDS encoding S9 family peptidase: MRPDDLQSLILPGSVSVRGELVLVNAATPDVAANAYRGGLYAVPLDGGGARRWTWAERDLAPRISPDGRWVAFLRAGAPGEAPQLHVMPTAGGDARRLTDLPLGVGTPVWSPDSRRVAFTARVPEPGRYGTAAAEGEDPPTPDAEAPRHIQRLDYRLDDLGFTADRHARLFTVDLDGDAGPVQLTDGACDVVEPEWTADGTALVFVADRDLGVVETLHQDIYSVPAAGGEPELLVRTRGLAAYPVALPDGGVVFYGTESDGVHSIARNMSLWRHSGGTLVRLTDVEGVDCEKAAGPPVVVGDDVLVAVRHRGAVELRRVPLDGVELPLSALEVLAGEQAEVRAFAADGDTVVAVVSRADNPGEVVRVGGGVLTSFGSAVPARPLVELTGSASDGYPVHGWLVLPEGEGPHPVLLVVHGGPFMYHGWGFFDEAQVYAGAGYAVVLPNPRGSAGYGQAHGQAVIGGFGTVDVDDVLSVLDVALERPDLDADRVGVMGGSYGGFMTSWLAAHHGERFRAAWSERAVNAWDSFSGSSDIGWFFTEAYCGPDPEAHKAMSPLTYAEKVSMPFMVAHSEHDWRCPLEQAQRMFVALRRNGVEAELLLFPGEGHELTRSGKPRHRKQRFDAVLEWWDRHLA; the protein is encoded by the coding sequence GTGCGCCCCGATGACTTGCAGTCGCTGATCCTGCCCGGTTCCGTGTCGGTGCGTGGTGAGCTGGTCCTGGTGAACGCCGCCACGCCGGACGTCGCCGCGAACGCCTACCGGGGCGGCCTGTACGCCGTGCCCCTCGACGGCGGTGGCGCGCGGCGCTGGACGTGGGCCGAGCGCGACCTCGCGCCCCGGATCTCGCCGGACGGCCGGTGGGTCGCGTTCCTCCGCGCCGGCGCGCCTGGCGAGGCGCCCCAGCTGCACGTCATGCCGACGGCGGGCGGCGACGCGCGCCGCCTCACCGACCTCCCGCTGGGCGTCGGCACGCCGGTGTGGTCGCCGGACTCCCGGCGCGTCGCGTTCACCGCCCGCGTGCCCGAGCCCGGCCGCTACGGCACCGCCGCGGCCGAGGGCGAGGACCCGCCGACGCCCGACGCCGAGGCGCCCCGGCACATCCAGCGGCTGGACTACCGGCTCGACGACCTCGGCTTCACCGCCGACCGGCACGCCCGGCTGTTCACCGTCGACCTCGACGGCGACGCCGGCCCGGTCCAGCTCACCGACGGCGCGTGCGACGTGGTCGAGCCGGAGTGGACGGCCGACGGCACCGCGCTGGTGTTCGTCGCCGACCGCGACCTCGGCGTGGTCGAGACGCTGCACCAGGACATCTACTCGGTGCCCGCCGCCGGCGGCGAGCCCGAGCTGCTGGTGCGCACGCGGGGGCTGGCGGCGTACCCGGTGGCGCTGCCCGACGGCGGCGTCGTGTTCTACGGCACCGAGTCCGACGGCGTGCACAGCATCGCGCGCAACATGAGCCTGTGGCGGCACTCCGGCGGCACGCTCGTCCGCCTCACCGACGTGGAGGGCGTCGACTGCGAGAAGGCCGCGGGCCCGCCGGTCGTCGTCGGTGACGACGTGCTCGTCGCGGTGCGCCACCGGGGCGCGGTCGAGCTGCGCCGCGTGCCCCTGGACGGGGTCGAGCTGCCGCTGTCGGCGCTGGAGGTGCTGGCCGGCGAGCAGGCCGAGGTGCGGGCGTTCGCGGCGGACGGCGACACCGTCGTCGCGGTCGTCTCGCGCGCCGACAACCCCGGCGAGGTCGTGCGCGTCGGCGGCGGCGTGCTGACGTCGTTCGGGTCCGCCGTGCCGGCGCGGCCCCTGGTCGAGCTGACCGGCTCGGCGTCGGACGGCTACCCCGTGCACGGCTGGCTCGTGCTGCCCGAGGGCGAGGGCCCGCACCCGGTCCTGCTGGTGGTCCACGGCGGGCCGTTCATGTACCACGGGTGGGGCTTCTTCGACGAGGCCCAGGTGTACGCGGGCGCCGGGTACGCCGTGGTGCTGCCCAACCCGCGCGGCTCCGCCGGCTACGGGCAGGCGCACGGGCAGGCCGTGATCGGCGGGTTCGGCACCGTCGACGTGGACGACGTGCTGTCCGTGCTCGACGTGGCGCTGGAGCGGCCCGACCTCGACGCCGACCGCGTCGGCGTGATGGGCGGCTCCTACGGCGGGTTCATGACGTCGTGGCTGGCCGCGCACCACGGCGAGCGGTTCCGGGCGGCGTGGAGCGAGCGCGCGGTCAACGCGTGGGACTCGTTCTCCGGGTCGTCGGACATCGGCTGGTTCTTCACCGAGGCGTACTGCGGGCCCGACCCGGAGGCGCACAAGGCCATGTCGCCGCTGACCTACGCCGAGAAGGTCTCCATGCCGTTCATGGTCGCGCACTCCGAGCACGACTGGCGGTGCCCGCTGGAGCAGGCGCAGCGGATGTTCGTCGCGCTGCGGCGCAACGGGGTCGAGGCGGAGCTGCTGCTGTTCCCCGGCGAGGGGCACGAGCTGACCCGGTCCGGCAAGCCCCGGCACCGCAAGCAGCGGTTCGACGCCGTGCTGGAGTGGTGGGACCGCCACCTGGCGTGA